aattataaatgataataaaattgtAGATAATTccaatattataaatgaaaataaaataaagaatgatgataaaattataaatgataataaaataaaaaatgatgataaaGTTATAGACGATAGTAAAATAATAGACgatgataaaattataaatgataataaaataaaaaatgatgataaaGTTATAGATGATAGTAAAATAATAGACgatgataaaattataaatgataataaaataaaaaatgataaagtTATAGATGATGGTAAAACAATAAATGgtgataaaataataaatggtgataaaattataaatcataataaaataaaaaatgataaacatatatgtaaaaatgtaaataaaaatttagaaaaagatataaatgataatacaATTCTTCTTAATAATAAGAATGAAAGCATAAAtggaaatatattaaaagatcTTTCATCaaaaagtaatatttataatatgttAATGGAAACAGAAAAATTGAATTCTGTTTTTAACATAGCATCGAATGTTCTTAGCAAttctttctttaaattatcaaaagataatgataaaaaaaaaagaatgaatAAAAATGGCATAAGGAGTGATTACAAAAATTCCAGTAATTTAAAtcaaattaattataaaataaataacagCACAAATAAATCTCAAAACAacgaaaatataaattatttaaagaataataatatgaaatattctaataataaaattaaaaattgtaatatGAACATTTGTACTATAGATGATTtcacaaataaaaataatttttctcaaaaagaaaaagaaaacaaaagATATACACTCAACAATAAAAAGTATTCggatttagaaaataatgaagcaAAATTAAGCAATAGAAATGAATTTAGTGATACACATAAATATAGAATTGAAaacaatgaaaaagaaaataaccacaatataaaaaatgaaataaaaaataaagatactCATAATATAGgctataaaattataaaaactcAAAACAATTATGatgtaaattataataaaaataatgatattgataataaaaatggaaatgAATGTAATATATTAGATGATGTTAAGAACGAAAATCAAAATATAGTTGGAAATGATAACATAAGCGAATGTGATAACACAAGCATCATTAGTaaagattttttaaatgaatctgaaaataaaaataagatattAAAGTTGATGGATAACGAGAATATTGATAAagatgaatataataatgaaaaagttgttaaaaaagaaaataacaatgcttgaaaaaagttttttaaaaagcCAATGATATTATAAtacaagaaaaagaaaaggaataaaatgaaataaatctcataaaaatagaaaatgaattaataatttataattaatgaaaaaaacaaaaaaacaaaatcattttaaataatttcagAATTGTGAcattaaaaagtataaataagtagtaatataattttttcgtataattaaaaaaaaaaaaaaaacaaaaaaataatgataaatgtCATGGTacatacataaaaaatttaaatatttttttttatttttgattgaacacatttatttttaactactaatattaaaaaaaaatttatattaatataaattacatttatattttaaagttATCTAAACCATCtctaattatattattaccAGCTTTTGTATATGTATCTAATAACATTTTCGATGAAGAGTGCCTCATAATAgcctttaaaaattttatatttagaaatatatatgtatatatataatattattaaatttatattattacatatataatttattgtaatataattaaagaaaacATACTTGAGCAACTGGTAAAGGGACTGGTGGGTTTGAAGTAGCAGCTATAGTTGCAAAAGAGTgcctttaaaaatatatatatatatatatatatatatatatatatatatatatatatatatatattattgctaaaactatttttaataCCTTAATAGATAAGGAAAAatccttcttttttttccgTCTTCACTAATTTCCAATCCTGctctaaaaatatatatatatagatagaTAGATAGATAGATATAGATATAGACATatcaatatatatgtaaacaCCATTATACCTTTTAGCTGCTCCTTTTAGTGCAGTTTTGAATGTCtctatgaaaataataaaaataattgtaaagattatatatatatgcattgataaatttttacattttaaattgttaaaattattttttaaaaaaatttacttaatgcagtttttgtttttgtgtaattaaatttattttttattgtttcaGAATAAAAGCATAAGCCTTTTTTAggtttattttctatttcccACCTGTCAtacgtatatatataaattatatatatatattaaaataagtaatataattataaatatatacatgttATTTTAACCATTTAGTTATTTCGTTATAAGCAAAATTAGTTAAAGGAATAGACGTATTGCTATATTTGGTTTTTTGtccttttataaaaatttcttttttttcaaaatttatatCTTCCCATGCAACTCTTAAAACTTCAGAAGGGCGTAAACCAATGcctaaataatttttaaaagaaattatttaatgtaaaatttaaaaaagtatatatatttttttcatattaaaaaattatataaagaaaaaataggtttttattttaaccTATGCTTAATCCAAAGATCGCTCTATGCATATCACTACTGttctttaataataattctatctaaaaaacaaaaaaaattgaaagataaataaataaaaaaaaaaaataaatgtgaatatataaataaataatttaatttttacatgtagataaaaagttttttttattgtaaaaaaaaaaaaaaaaaaacatgtaTTAACATACTTCTTTGGGTGATAAGGGTGTAATCTTTCTTCTAGGTATAgtgcttttttttattttacgaAAATTATGtatgttttttaaataatcacGATATAAAGCATATTTCAAAGATTgctataatataaaaaattattcaaaaaaaaaaaaaaaaagacagtATTTTGTAATGttgtattattaaatatagcttataatatattacttGATAGGTAGACTGATAAAGGGCCAAGGTTCTTGGTGAGCAGTTCTTTGCTTTtaaatatctaaaaaaaaaaaaagtaattcaatatttctcttatttatactttaaattttcttataataaaaataatactttaAGAAACCCTCCCAATTATTAGGCCCTAATTCGTCCAATTCATATTTCCCTAATttctttagaaaaaaaaaaaaaaaaagaaaggaaAAGATAAaggaataatttaaaaattaaaaaaaaaggaaatttttaataaatttaattttaatttgatATATACTATTAATATGTCTTTCCAAAAACCTTTCTCAACTCGAAATGTATTTTCACTTACTTCTTCTTTTCTgttcatttaatatattataaaaaaatatatatacatatttatatattatactaATTAGgttaatgtatttttttttttttccgtATACCTTAATggtaaatatatttcttctatatacttttttaattttattttttctacaGATACATTTGTACCAcaataaatacaaaatttcacctctataaaaaaaaaaaaaaataaataaataaataagatacaatatatatgtattaggggttcttaattttttaaagtatatatatatcattttacttggttttaatatttttttacaagTTATACATTTTAGAGCATCATTAATCtttctcctttttttttttttttttattttttcttttttcaatgTCTTTTCATCCTTATATTTTGTTAGTTCATCATAACTATTTAAACTTTCCTTTTCATTAACTTCTATTGCTATATTATTCTTTAAGtaaaatttgttattttttattgaaatatatttatatttacaatatttcttattcattttaaatCCAATCAGATCAAATAATTGAATTCTAGTTGTGTGATAACTAtcaacattttttatatgttttaaaaagAGTATCcacaatatattttttagaattttattcattttttaatttttttttcttaattttaatggaaaaataaacaaataatcTAAACATAAATGTAAAATTCAAGCTTTCTTCTTtagttttaaattatatatatgtctCATCGACTTGATATAATAtggaatattttaataattttttttcttttttttattattattatagttAAAAACAAAACTACATTGCAATATCTtgtataatttatttcattttttttcaatttttcaaTGGTAATTTGTATTCTTTTAAAaggataatttttttattttaaaatagtgTTTcttaaagtaaaataaaataaaacttctaaaataaaaaattacattttctcaatagttattttaaaattcttttgatagaaactttaattttttttttttttatataatcttCTTTATAGAAtatctaaaaatattaaaataacatGTAATGTAAATATTGTATAAACTAAaatgtcttttttttattttttaaattatttgctactgacttttttaattttctgtCTGAACTAAAAACATTGTTTcggatatatatatatttttttcaattttatgtTGATATTATTAGCAACTAatgttatttaatttttaaatctaaaaaaaagaaatcctttaaatgaaatataaaaaactatttgaaaaaattaaatctcATTGAAATTAGATACTTAAATATAAgggaaaaaatattaaatttatttttataattttatatttttttaaatataaacaagaaatacttcaaaaaaaatttttttaaaatttattttttaattacatttttatgtCCGCTCTTTAATGTTAtagatttaattttatatttattattcaaaaaattatttttcataaatatcaTTTTAAAACTATCATGTATCTATTTCATATACTAATAcaccttttatttttatttacattttttttttttattattctatgGAATTTAATTAAAGATTACTTCACATATTAtcctttaaaatttaataaaaataaataatttcaatatgtattattatttaatatatatgacaCATATCTTTAAAagtttatgaaaataaatgcGAAAGataagttataaaaaaaaaaaaaaaatttttgtttaaacttaaattataaaatataataacaaaaaaaaggaaaaagaaaaagaaaaagaaacaaaatgAATAAGCAAaagaatacaaaaaaaaaaaagtttaaaaaaaattattaaaaaggaaaatatatataaatatatatattataaaataaaatatacagagaatgattttttttttttttttgataattcaTTAACATTTTATTGTAATAACATGTAGTTGTATCCGGTTTGTGCGctattaaattcattttgtgttatatattatttagtaTTACATTTTGTTATCAAATGATcagtattatttaaaattattagatTATAAATTCACTTTTTGAAAATCGAAGACTTCAcaatttttacaatttttcctttaaaactcaatatgaatattttaagcttctctttattattttgtattaattaaaatattagtaTATTAATCTTGCtattcaaaataattttattttctgatttatttgtataaaatatttatgtgcAAATGTTTAGCTAAATCTTTATATTACAAAAGGATATATAATCCCTAAACAAATTAACTTAGACAATgacatttatttcatttctttttatattttactaaTTAATTCGAAGGAAAatatacaatatatatatataatatgttataattaaaaaacaacaaaaaataaaaatatctattattaatataatttttgttgattatatcttttttttttttttttttatatatgaatatgtAGTATATAAAttctaaattataattatttttttatatttatcaattaataataatacattaGACAAATacaaagatttaaaaaaaaataaaataaaaaatacttaatgtttaatgttttttaatattacatatttgtgaatatataaatttaataaaatgtatacgtaaaaaaagaaaaaaaaaaaaaaaatttaaagctTTTAAAtgatacttttttatttaaagatataatatttatgagTAATTAtctaaaaacaaaatataataataaaaaatgattccatttaataattattatcataataattataatacaatgctataatattattaaaatataatagctATTGTAATAATGATAACATTCATTAAACTGgcatatgaaataaaaaaaaaaaatataaaactttGACATTAAAATGtataataaatgataaaaaaaaaaaaaaataaaactaaaaaaaaaaaaaataaataaattataattataaaaaatatatatatttttaattaaatgaaGATAATTACAACTTGAATTTGACacattcattaaaattattgtatataaaaaaaaataaataaatgtgtaattgtttattattatatgtaaatataaaacatcaaaaaattaagctttattttattaatattaacaattaaaatttcattaaaaattaaattgttTTAACGTATGCTGTGTAATACACATATATACatcatcatattttttttttttttaatattattacaaaaataaaataactcGAAAAAGtaatatgtaaatattatgaaattaaaaatttaatcaaataaataattttaacatatatcttctcatataaataaaagtatattttatttttacaaggAACAAAtttgatatatttataatattttattttttccccgttttattttcattacttttatttattattatttttttttttttttttttgttatcgTACGtgtatactaaaaaaaaatatacaaaatatatatatatattttattcaaatGGATTATAACTATTGAGGtgttttgataatttttctaGCATAGCactttcattaaaatattcattattcATAATACCTTCATTATTACATTCATTAgctttattttcatcattttcatttttattattttctattttttttctattattgtTACTaccaatattattattattataattattcttaataaaatggatattatgatttaaattttttttatcattatttatagaattattctttttttttgaaatttctTGTACagtattataatatttacttaatatttctttttcactATAACACTTTGCATTTTTATCCAATATCATATTCTTGTTAatataatttgaattatttaatgtattttcttttgctatttcatttttatttgtcCCCTTAATTAATCCcaataaatattttcctGATGTGTTTATTTCCAATTTTTCatctcttttttcttttttttctgatatattttcattctctaaattaaaattgtcccatttttttgttgaagtttcattcatttttgcacactttttttttaaattatttttttcaatatcaCTAATTAATAAGCcattatgtatattttgataattatttatgtataattcattatttaattttttactgTTTTCAGCAATTAGAgttacattatttttattttcatatttatttttttgagttattattttatcttttttcattaaggtagaatttatattataatagcTATTGTTTTGataatttaacttcaataaactttttattttatcatctttattttctttattttttgaaacaCTATTTgtactaattttatttttaactttttgaTCAGTACTATCAGTTATATCATATCTAACCAACTTTTTAGCAAAACtcgtatttttttctaattctttGTCTTTTCTATCAAAACTATTACaaacattattattattattattttgtaaaatGAACTTATTATTGTTACTATTTATGATACTTGTGTTCTTATTTTCCTTTGCATTATAACTACTCAAATTATTAGTATTACTATTTGTCTTATTATTACtatgataaatattattctcatagttattattaatattattattatttattgtgctgaaattaatattaatacttttattattattaatacgattcaatttattattattattattattattatcatttttagtatttatattattagttgcattatcttttttatcttcaGTAACTTTATTATTTGTGTTAATGAAATTAGTATGTTGATTTTTCATTACAGTgcttataataaaattattacattCATTAATGCTTTTGTTTGTACTTTCAAAATCATTTTTAGAAGAGTTAAATTCATtactactttttttattattagaatttgctttattcatatttgatatattatttttcgaTGGCATGTTATTTGTATAATATAGCAAATTATCTATATCGTTACTATGGGAATAGTTATCAGTTTTTgaacatatataatttttttcttcattattactACAACTGTTAATtgttttattagaaaaattattcatatttttacttaagtTATAAGTATTTCTAATTAatccatttttattaaatttatttatattttcttcattatacACTAGAGGAGTGGTATAATCTTCTATATTATATGTTGATTGAACACcaaatttttcttcatttaatttaaacATATCTTCAGCACTCCATCCATTTGAATGATTTTCACCAAATGTTTTGTCATTGCAAGCATCTAATGTTGTATTTCTTGATGGTATGTAATAAATTGATGAATCATCCAGAGAACAACCTgcatatttctttattttcttcttaaaCCTATATAAATCTTTTCTGTTATCgtataatttgtttttattgcCGTATACATGGATTTGAAAATTCTTTCTTTTATCAATATCTTGATCATCAAAACTTCTTAAACCTACTTCTTTTAATCGTAAAGCTGATAAATGCCCCATTctgattttattaaaattgtaTCTATaccttttttcatatatatctatatcAAGATTTTTAGGAAATGTATTATATGCTTTATACATATGATTATTATTTCCATAATACGATTTATTGttgttatttatatttttatttgaagtataaaataaatcattaGATAGgaaatttacatttttatcaatattttttatattattattgctTTCTTTTGATTGATAATTATTACtatcttttataatatttttatatccaTTATTACcgttattatttatatatatgatatctttattataattttttatatcattagaACTACTATTAATACCCTTACAATTATTAgttttattgttattattattaacattATTTATACTGTCAttaacataattattttcactttttatattatttaaattatttagtgacaaattatatattaaattattttctattgtATCATTTCttctaaaataattaaaatttaaagaaatattttctgAATgatcatctttttttttattctgaATAAGTGGTTTTtccattaaattttttacttcttccttttcattttctttaaaattattattcatacTTTCTGATAAACctttacaatttttattatccaatagattttttattttattattatcatcaatTCTAGTAGTATTCTTCAGAATGCTATAATAATGACTACCATTTTgaaatacatttatattattcttttctatataattattttcataactgtcatttttaataatgcTATTTATGcatatgttttttatttctttttcattattactgGGGTTATTCATAttagtaatatttttattatcgttactaaaaatattattaacaatattattataaatactattatgtatattatttgaattttcaATACCATAGA
The sequence above is drawn from the Plasmodium relictum strain SGS1 genome assembly, chromosome: 14 genome and encodes:
- the INT gene encoding tyrosine recombinase, putative; translated protein: MNKILKNILWILFLKHIKNVDSYHTTRIQLFDLIGFKMNKKYCKYKYISIKNNKFYLKNNIAIEVNEKESLNSYDELTKYKDEKTLKKEKIKKKKKRRKINDALKCITCKKILKPKVKFCIYCGTNVSVEKIKLKKYIEEIYLPLRKEEVSENTFRVEKGFWKDILIKLGKYELDELGPNNWEGFLKYLKAKNCSPRTLALYQSTYQQSLKYALYRDYLKNIHNFRKIKKSTIPRRKITPLSPKEIELLLKNSSDMHRAIFGLSIGIGLRPSEVLRVAWEDINFEKKEIFIKGQKTKYSNTSIPLTNFAYNEITKWWEIENKPKKGLCFYSETIKNKFNYTKTKTALKTFKTALKGAAKRAGLEISEDGKKRRIFPYLLRHSFATIAATSNPPVPLPVAQAIMRHSSSKMLLDTYTKAGNNIIRDGLDNFKI
- the DCP2 gene encoding mRNA-decapping enzyme 2, putative, producing the protein MNSTKNTNSKLQKNSQSKFFNNIKNTKIFSAHRIKQLAKDKKLLDDALLDCYGRFIALLPEFLLKDHVHLYFQIQEAYWWYDDMWQDKYPDKLPKLSLKTFGYLICDDCPILKKYVPPSAHEQFSLNWRRYCRTIPLRGAILLNHNLKKCLLVKGWSTDSWAFPRGKVDELEEDSVCACREIYEEIGIDIFPYIDEQVYIETHIEDQPIKLFIIPGVREDTKFQPKTRKEIGDIRWFEIDKLKTYQDLKEKDNLFENKRERINAWFVFPFIPNLIKWIHILRMSVSENSLKENSYESGSILAYKYQITGIDMKVIRSLQNADYEPKEILKFSSYKSDDESIEKLSKDINIMNIDGISYINDDKHNEDNKTNVDKTTHNLENIPNNIHIKENKNNIFSNVYGIENSNNIHNSIYNNIVNNIFSNDNKNITNMNNPSNNEKEIKNICINSIIKNDSYENNYIEKNNINVFQNGSHYYSILKNTTRIDDNNKIKNLLDNKNCKGLSESMNNNFKENEKEEVKNLMEKPLIQNKKKDDHSENISLNFNYFRRNDTIENNLIYNLSLNNLNNIKSENNYVNDSINNVNNNNNKTNNCKGINSSSNDIKNYNKDIIYINNNGNNGYKNIIKDSNNYQSKESNNNIKNIDKNVNFLSNDLFYTSNKNINNNNKSYYGNNNHMYKAYNTFPKNLDIDIYEKRYRYNFNKIRMGHLSALRLKEVGLRSFDDQDIDKRKNFQIHVYGNKNKLYDNRKDLYRFKKKIKKYAGCSLDDSSIYYIPSRNTTLDACNDKTFGENHSNGWSAEDMFKLNEEKFGVQSTYNIEDYTTPLVYNEENINKFNKNGLIRNTYNLSKNMNNFSNKTINSCSNNEEKNYICSKTDNYSHSNDIDNLLYYTNNMPSKNNISNMNKANSNNKKSSNEFNSSKNDFESTNKSINECNNFIISTVMKNQHTNFINTNNKVTEDKKDNATNNINTKNDNNNNNNNKLNRINNNKSININFSTINNNNINNNYENNIYHSNNKTNSNTNNLSSYNAKENKNTSIINSNNNKFILQNNNNNNVCNSFDRKDKELEKNTSFAKKLVRYDITDSTDQKVKNKISTNSVSKNKENKDDKIKSLLKLNYQNNSYYNINSTLMKKDKIITQKNKYENKNNVTLIAENSKKLNNELYINNYQNIHNGLLISDIEKNNLKKKCAKMNETSTKKWDNFNLENENISEKKEKRDEKLEINTSGKYLLGLIKGTNKNEIAKENTLNNSNYINKNMILDKNAKCYSEKEILSKYYNTVQEISKKKNNSINNDKKNLNHNIHFIKNNYNNNNIGSNNNRKKIENNKNENDENKANECNNEGIMNNEYFNESAMLEKLSKHLNSYNPFE